The genomic region GTTAATAAAAATATGAAACTGACACCAAGGATCCAAAAGGCGATAAAAAGAGCTAGTATTTTGCATCTCGGGCAAAAAAGAAAGAGCGACGGGTCGCCGTATATTTCCCATCCCTATTCGGTCGCATTTATTCTGGCCCATTACACGGATGATGAAGACCTGGTCGTTGCGGGGCTTCTTCACGATGTTTTGGAGGATGTCGACGGGTATGACAGAAAAGATATGGAAAAAGAATTCGGGGAAAGGGTTGCCCGGCTGGTCGCTGATGTTTCCGAAGACGTGAGCCTGAAAAAGGAAAAGGGAGAAAAAGCGTCCTGGGTCGAGAGGAAGACCGGATATCTTGAACACCTCAAGGTGGCTTCTGATGACTCATTGATGCTGTCCTGCGCGGACAAGATCCACAATCTGAGTTCCTTGATCGGGGAATACGGAGATAACGGCGGGAAGATATGGGAGAAGTTCAATGCCCCCAAAGATAAGAAGATATGGTATTACGGGGAAGTTCTCAGGATCGCAAGGGGGAGATTGGATGGCGGAATAGTCGATGAGCTTGAAGCGGTTTATGAGAAGGCGAAAGAAATTCCATAACTCTTGCAGACGTATCCGCCG from Candidatus Paceibacterota bacterium harbors:
- a CDS encoding HD domain-containing protein, with product MKLTPRIQKAIKRASILHLGQKRKSDGSPYISHPYSVAFILAHYTDDEDLVVAGLLHDVLEDVDGYDRKDMEKEFGERVARLVADVSEDVSLKKEKGEKASWVERKTGYLEHLKVASDDSLMLSCADKIHNLSSLIGEYGDNGGKIWEKFNAPKDKKIWYYGEVLRIARGRLDGGIVDELEAVYEKAKEIP